GAACGGGCGAACTTAGAAGAGGTTTACAAACAAATGACAGCACAAAATTATACTAACCTATCTGACCTATACAAGAAGAATTCCAGTATTTATCATGATTTGAAAAATCATATAAGCATACTGCATCAATACCTAAAAAACAATGAATCAAAACAGGCGCTTAATTATATTGAATCAATTATTGAGCCCATCAGGCTGTTAGATAACACAGTTAATACAGAAAACCAGATACTGGATATTTTATTAAACTATAAGCTTACAGAAGCCAATAAGCATAACATTCAAGTTGAAACCAACATAGAAAGAATAGGAGATATCCAAATTAAGGACTATGATTTATGCTCTATTGTATCCAATATATTTGATAATGCTATAGAAGCCTGCCACTTCGTTAAGAATACACAAAAATGGATCAGTATAGTTATGAAAAAAAAGAATAATATGCTCATTCTAAAAGTAAGTAACAGTTCAGCCAGGAAACCAAAAATCTTAAATGATATGATTATTACATCCAAGGAAGATAAGCATTTGCATGGGTTAGGTTTATGGAGTATTAAATCTATTGTTAATGAATACGAGGGCTTATTGGACTTTAATTACAATGAGGATTTATTTGAAGTAATGATTACCATAAATTGCTAATTAAGGACATTTTAATTCCATTTGAGTACAGTTTAATACAATGCATCTACACAGTGTTATAATTTATGAGAGTTAATAGATAACTTTTAACCCTTTATCCAGAGATAGCATAAAAGGACGGTTTCCCAATTGCTTATAAAATTAAAATCAGGAGGTGATATATGTGACGGCAAATATTTCAAGAGTGAAATCCTGTAATAAGCTAAATAATCCAGCCGGTAATATTTCAAAAGAGTTAAAGGAACTAAAGGAATTAGAAACCAATAAAAGTGTAGATGCCATATATACGATTACAGTAGGGTGCAGTGGATTTTTAACTCTAATATGCTGCTAAACCAATCTCGAGGGGGAGAGGAGACAATGTTTTTAGAAGTCTCCTCATTTTTGATTAGAGGGACAATGTATGTTTAAAAATTTAGAAAGAAGCAGCGTTCTTTATGAACGAATCTATAAGTTCAATGGTATACTCCCAGAAGTAAATGATGATAAATACTGGGAACGTATTCTGGGGAAAAGTATGGTGGAGAAAATACAGCAAAACCCTGACTTAGTAAAGCATATAAACAATGAGGAATATGAAAATTGCAAAGATATATTTCGTGAGATTTGGCTGTTAAACCGCATATTCGAAGAGACTCTATTTTTACAAGAAGAACCTCTTTTGAAGATTCAAGAGGAAGACTTTGAAGTTTTCTTTACTTATTTTTTAAAGCTTGCACAGTTTTATCTAAAGCAGAAACAAAAAAAGAGTAGCCATAGGAAGGACGAAATAATAAAAGATTACTTAAAGGCGATTTATAATAGATTAAAAACCTTAAGTATAAGGATTTTAATTAATGAAATTCATCTACTAAAAGAGGAAGGATTGCTGGAAGGTGTAGATACAAAAGAAGAATACGCATACTACCAAAAGAATTATCTGGGGGATATTCATTATATTTATGAGATAGGTGAAACTTATCCGGTGCTTATGAGAAGTATATTTGAAACCATTGCTTCATTCACGGATTTTACCTTAGAGGTCTTAAATAGGCTTCAGAAGGATAGGGAAGAACTTGCAGAGTATATTTTTGAAGGAGAACAAATGAAAGAAATTCTATCCTTTGAGGCGGATATAGCCGATACCCATCTGCATAATACGGTTATCAGACTCACCTTTGACAATAAAAAAAGTATAATCTATAAACCTTATTCTCTAAAGAAGGAAATAAGCTATCAGAAGCTTGTGAATTGGTTCTATAAAAAATGTGATATGACCGAATTTCACAGGGTGATAATAGATAAAGGGCATTACGGCTGGGAGGAAGAAATTCTTCAGAAAAGCTGTCAAAATGAATTAGAACTAAAGACATACTATACCAGACTCGGTATTAATTTATTTGTAAACTTCCTATTAAATACCTGCGATCTGCATTGCGAGAATATTATAGCTTGTGGTGAATATCCGGTAGTTATCGACTTAGAAACGTTAGTAGGGATAGGTGGAATGGACGCAGATACTACCAAGGGGAAAATACATAAAATTCTTATGGATTCAGTTTTATATCTGGGAGTATTACCTGCCCTGCACTGGAAGGGAAAGCGTGGAGGCGTAAATCTAAGTGGAATGAATGGGTATACCGGCCAAACAGTACCTTTTAAAATACCCTGTATCAGATGTCACAAAACTTCTGAAATTGCCATTGATTATAGAAATCCTATAACCCATGGCGGAAAAAATCTTGCCAAGTTAAATGGACGTTATATAGAATCAAAGAACTATACGAAAGAGCTGTTATTGGGTTTTGAGAAGGCTTATACAGTTGGACTTAGCAACAAAGATACGATAATAAGCTTTATGAGTGAAGTAAAGACATTAAAAAGCAGGTATCTTTTGCGGGATACACAGTTTTATTCTGCTCTGTTATTAACCTCCTATCATCCGGATTTTATGATGGATGGAGGCGACAGAAACCTCTTTTTGTACCAGCTATTTGAAAGAGGTTACCTGTCATATGCACAGAATATAAAGTGCTCTAAAAACAAAATGGGCGCAAGGCAAACGCTTCATATGGTAAACAATATAAAAATAGTGGAAGCAGAAATTAAGGAATTGCTAAAAGGAAATATACCAGTGTTTTATATTAGAGTGGACAATAAGGAGCTTATATTACCGGACGGGAGAAGACTTAAAGGATATTTACACTCTACAGCTTATGATAATGTGATAGCTAAGATAAATGCTTTAAGTTATACAGATTTAGAAAGACAGAGCCTGTTTATAAGAATTACCATGGGGGAAAATTTCATATTCAGGAAAGATAAGCTGCTCATTAATTCCATGGATAACAAAAAAGGAGATATCAGACATATCTATCAGGCAGTGGAACGGATTGGCGATATGCTTGTTAAGGAGGCAATTTATAATAAGGATTTTACAGATGTCAACTGGATTGGGATATTTAATAGCATGACAGGCGATGGTACCAAGATTTTTCAGCCGTTAAATCCATATTTATATGACGGTATAGCAGGTCTTGCAATTTTTATGAATGCCTTAAATAAAGTTATTAAGAAATCTTCGTATTCTAAATTGTGCAAGGCGTTAGATACAACACTCTTTTCTTATACGGAGTCCTATCGTATGAATGCAGAGGCTGACAAAGAATGTATGACAGGTGCCTTTAGCGGAGAGGCGTCCATTGTATATACATACCAGATTTTATATCAGCTCACAAACAATATCGTTTATTTAGAGTATGCCAAGCGACATGTCAAACCGATACTTTCTGCCATAGAAAAGGATTGTAAATATGATGTACTAAACGGTAATGGTGGTTTTATTATTCTGTTATGTAATCTATACAAGTTAACAAAGGAGGAAGAATATATAGCAGCAGCGAATGAAGCCGCCCGTATTTTAAGTCAATCTGCAATTACTATGCCGGAGGGAATTGGCTGGAAGCTGGAAACGTGTCCTGTTCCACTAGCCGGTTTTTCCCATGGTAATAGCGGTATGGCTGTAGCTTTTGGGGTTATATCACAAATAACGGGTTCAAAAGAGTATCTGCCTGTCATAAATGAGCTGCTTATGTATGAAGAGAGCTTATACTCTGCCAGTCTGAACAGCTGGGTTGACTTACGGGAAGGTAAGAAGAGTGAAAGCACTGCTTCTTGGTGCCATGGAGCAAGTGGTATATTACTCAGCAGATTATTTTTAGTTAAAGTCCTTGGCAGTGAGTATTCAGAAAGGCTTGGCAGAGATATCAGCAGGGCAGTAAAGAACGTAATAGAAAGTGAAAAGAAAAACAGTTACTGCTTATGTCACGGGAACTGCGGAAACATGCATATCTTAAAAGTTTATGAAAGATGTATGCCTCAAAATGAGTTTGTGAAACAAATAACATTCTTACAAATCTCAGAGCTGGCGTTTAACATAGGCAATGGAACTTCGGATATTAAACCGGCGGAATATAACCATCCAGGTTTTATGACAGGGATAACCGGCATCGGTTACTGCCTTTTGGGATTTATAAATGAACATATACCGGATGTGTTGTCCCTGTCTTTGCTTTGAAACTGGAATCTACAATTTAGGCCCTATTTATTACCAATAACGGTCAATTGCACTAATTTTGTTAAAAAAAATGCTATTATATAATAAAACAATGGTTTGGGTGTCAAAAGCCCTAATTCTTATATAGAACCAGGATATTGCTCAAGAATGCTATTGACATCCAAATTAATAATTTTACTAAAAAAAGATGAAAAATGTTAATCTATGTTTCGGCTAGTTAATATTTTCATCTTGGAATAAGAATGGTACAGAAATGTCTGTGGCGAAGCCATGCCTAAAGACAGGAAATAAATAAATACGTTTAACGAAAAAGCAATCCTGTAAAGGGTTGTTTTTAATTATACTAAAAACTTTGGCGATGTAAAGTGTTAAAACACAGTATCACTGAGAAATGTTTATAAGTTTCAAATGAGATACTTATAGATACAAAATAAATAACAAATCATCGATTAGAAAGAGGGTAAATTATGAAGGCATATGTTTTTCCAGGTCAAGGTTCTCAGTATAAGGGAATGGGGAAAGAATTATTCGAAGAATTTCCGGAACTTGTATTGAGTGCAGACAAAATACTAGGTTATTCCATTAAGGCGTTATGTTTGGATGATCCAGACTCTAAATTAGGTTTTACAAATTATACCCAACCTGCCTTATATACAGTAAATGCATTAACCTATCTTAAAAAATGCAAGGACTCTAATGAAACGCCGGATTTTGTTGCCGGGCATAGTTTAGGAGAATACAATGCTCTTCATGCAGCAGGTGCTTTCGATTTTGAAACAGGGCTAAGACTTGTTCAAAAAAGAGGAGAACTAATGAGCCAGGCAACAGGCGGAGGAATGGCAGCCATTATCGGACTGAAAGAAAAAGAAATCCGCGATATTTTATTAAAGGAGAGGTTGGAGCAAATTGATATTGCAAACTTAAATTGTCCGTCACAAATAGTAATATCGGGTCCTAAGGAATATATTTTACAGGCAAAACCGATATTTGAAAGCAATCCTGGTGTTAAGTTATATTCTATGCTAAATGTCAGCGGTGCATTTCATTCCAGATATATGAAAGAATCCGGGAAATTATTTGAACAGTTCATGGATAGTTTTGCTTTTGATAGCTTGAAGATTCCCGTTATGGCTAACGTATCTGCCAGACCCTATAAATTAACCGATATAAAAAGCAATCTGGTTAAACAAATAACTCATTCTGTTCAGTGGACGGAGACCATATGTTTTTTAATGGGTTTGGGAGATATTACGTTTGAAGAAATTGGTATGGGAAAAACACTGACCGGATTGTTAAGATATATAAAGTCAGAGGCACAGCCCCTTGTTTTAGGCGCCAAGGAATATGATATGTACTTTGCAGGTACTGTTGCAGAAGGACAGAATAAGGAGGCAAAAGCGGCGGAACAGGGTCTTGAAAAGGCGGATAAAATGCAAAGTATTGAAATTACGGATGCAACTCTTGGAAGTGAAGCGTTTAAACGTAGATATCATTTGCGGTATGCTTATATTGCAGGTGCTATGTACCGGGGAGTCTCCTCAAAAGAATTAGTAGTAAAAATGGGAAAAGCCGGTATGCTGGGGTTTTTAGGAATGGGTGGTCTGTCCCTTTCTGAGATTGAAGAAGCCATTAACTATATCCAGAGGGAATTAAATCATGATCAGACCTATGGAATGAACTTTCTTTATGACCCTGCTAATCCTGAGAAAGAAGAAAGGGTTATAGATCTATACTTTAGGTATGGTATAAATATTATTGAAGCCTCTGCATTTATGGGAGTTACCTCCGCACTGATAAGGTATAAAGCAAAGGGATTACGCAGAAATGAAAGGGGCATTATTGAAAGTAATAATAAAATCATAGCAAAAATTTCAAGGCCGGAAGTAGCAGAAGCCTTTATGAGCCCTGCACCTAAAAGACTTGTGGATAAACTCTTAAGTGAAGGTAAAATTACAGAGGAGGAAGCCATAATGTTAAAAGAAATACCGGTTGCCAATGATTTATGCGTCGAAGCAGATTCCGGCGGGCATACAGATTGTGGTGTCTCCTATACATTACTGCCTGCTATTTTAAAACTCAGGAATGATATGATGGAAAAATTCAAGTATTCTGAGAAAGTTCACATTGGGGCTGCCGGAGGAATCGGAACACCTGAGGCAGCAGGAGCCTCCTTTGTCTTGGGAGCAGATTTTATCGTTACAGGTTCTATCAATCAGTGTACGGTAGAGGCGGGTACGAGTACTATAGTGAAGGAATTATTGCAGCAGATGAATGTTCAGGATACGGACTATGCACCTGCGGGAGATATGTTTGAATTTGGTGCAAAAGTTCAGGTGCTTAAGAAAGGCTTATTTTTCCCTGCAAGAGCAAATAAACTATATGATTTATACCGGCAATTTAATTCTATTGAAGAAATTGACCATAAGACCAGAACACAAATACAGGAAAAATATTTTAAACGAAGCTTTGAAAGTATCTATGAGGAGCTTAAAAATTATTATTCAACTGAGGAAATTATGAAAGCTGATAAAAATCCCAAGCAGAAGATGGCAATGATTTTTAAATGGTATTTTCACTATAGCAGTAAGAGTGCATTAGCTGGTGATATCGATTCTAAAGTGGATTATCAGGTACATTGCGGGCCTGCTCTTGGAGCCTTTAATCAGTGGATGAAAGGTACTATATATGAAAGCTGGCAAAATCGCCATGTAGATGAGATTGCTTTATTAATGCTAAAAGAAACGGCAAGCTTTTTAAATAACCGGTTTCAGCTTATGAAGGCTTTTATTTAGATAAATTTGAACCTGCTGCCGAAGGGTTGCAGTATATGAAAGGATGGTATAAGTATGGATAAAAATAATATTTTTTCAATATTGAAATCAATTATTGTACAGATATTACCGGAAATTGATATTGAGCAAATCACTCTGGAGGATAGTTTAAAAGAGATAGGTGCAAATTCAATTGACCGAATGGATATTATTATAGAAACAATGGAACAGCTTGGCGTAAAAATACCACTTGTAGAGTTTGGACAGCTTAAGAATATAGAGGGAATTGTTGATCTATTGTATTCGGGTAAGGTCTCGTAAGTATGGGGCATTTAACAAGTGAAGCAGCTATACATGAGCAGGTCTATATAACCGGAATGGGGATTATAAATGCTATTGCAGATTCCGTTCCGGAATTTGCGTACAGCCTAAGTAAGGGAGTCCGCAAATTTAATCATCTAGCTGATAAGAAAGTTAATAGTAGAAGTATTATAGGAGCTGTATTAAAGGATTTCTCTTTAGAGAAATCCTTTAATACATTAGGCGGTATTTCTAAACTACCTGAACTTTTTCTTAGTAAAGCTGTTAAACATACGCGAAAGGCATCGCTTTCTATGAAGACGGCAGTAGCCAGTACTGCGGAAGCCTGGCAACAGGCGGAGCTATTTTTGCATCCTGTTAAAAAGGACAGAATAGGAATTGTGGTAGCAGGTAGTAATCTCACTGGAATTCTGCGGGAGAGTTATTATGATAAGTTTCAGGAGAACCCAGAGTATTTAACGCCACAGTATGCGCTGCAATTTATGGATACGGATTATATCGGTACTTTAAGTGAGCTGTTTGAGATTGGCGGAGAAGGTTTTAGTGTGGGTGGCGCTTCGGCTAGCGGTAATGTAGGAATTATAAAGGCCTACCAACTGATACAGTTGGGAATGGTTGATGTCTGTGTTGTGGTAGGAGCTCTGGCAGATTTAACAAATATGGAACTTCAAGGTTTTTATAACATTGGCGCCCTGGGTGGAAGAAGATTTATAAATGAACCGGATAAGGCCTGTCGTCCCTTTGATAAGGAGCATGAGGGCTTTATATACGGACAGGCTTCAGGCTGTATCATATTAGAATCAGGGGAATCCGTTAAGACTCGTAAAGTCAGACCTTTTGCAAGACTTTTAGGTGGAAGCATCAATCTGGATGGCAATCGCCTTAGCAATCCAAACATTACTGGTGAAGCGGGAGCTATGAAGCGTGTTTTGGATATGGCAGGGGTTAAGGCAGAAGCAATTACCTATATAAATGCCCATGGAAGTTCCTCCCCATTAGGGGATGAAACAGAACTAAAGGCTATACAGGAAGTCTTCACTAAACATAGCAGGGGAATTTATATTAATTCTACGAAAGGGTTGACTGGGCATTGCCTATTTAGTGCAGGAGTGGTAGAAGCAATTGCTTGTATTCTTCAAATGAATGGTGGCTTTATACATCCCAATGCCAATTTGGAAAACCCCATTGACAATACGCTGTTATTCCCAGGTAAAACGGCAATTTTAACATCAGTTGATTTTGCATTAAGCAACTCGTTTGGATTTGGCGGTATTAATACAAGTATATTATTACAGAGAACGTAAGGCGTATGCCTGCAAAGGGGCAGGTATCGGAAAGGGCATGGATATATAGATGGGAGAGAATACAGAAAAGAATAAAAGTCTTGAAGAACATTCAGAGATTGCAATAGTAGGTATGGCTTGCCGTTTTCCGGAATCTGATAATTACCAGGAGTTTTGGAATCATCTGGTGAATGGAGACAACCTGATTCGTGAAATCGATGAAAAGCGCTGGGATGTAAAAGAATACTATTCCCCGGAGGGGGAGTCCGGTAAAAGTATAAGTAAATGGTGTGGAATTGTTGAACGGATGGAGTACTTTGACAATCAGTTCTTTCAGATATCCCCTCGGGAAGCATTGGTTATGGATCCACACCAGAGGCAGTTATTAGAGGTCTCCTGGCAATGTATTGAAGATGCAGGTATAAGCTTAAAGCGTCTGCAAGAGGGCAAAACAGGGGTATATATGAATGTATCCCATAGTGACTATGGACTTCGTACGTATGCAGTTGCTAAAGACATTGACAGCTATACAAACTTAGGTAATTATCCATGTGTTTCTGCGAACAGAATATCTTTTGCTTTTGGTCTCACCGGACCGAGTCTTTCCATGGAAGCTGCGTGTGCCGCCTCATTAGTGACAGTAAATGAAGCCAGAAGAGTCTTGTTAACCGGCGAATGTGATTCTATTTTAGTTGGAAGTGGGAATTTTATCCTGCACCATGGGCGTTATATTTCTTTCTCAAAGGCAAGAATGTTAAGTAAGTCCGGACAATGCAAGACATTTGATAAAGATGCGGACGGATATGTTCCCGGGGAGGGAGTCGGAGTTTTACTTTTAAAGCGTTTGGAGGATGCAATACGTGACAAAAATCATATACATGCAGTTATAAAAGCATCTAAGGCAGGTCATATTGGGCATCATGTTTCCATAACTGCCCCAAAGGTAAAGGAGCAGAAAAACATGATTCTTGCAGCCTATGAAGAAGCCGGCATATCACCTGAGACAGTAAGTTATGTAGAAGCTCACGGAACAGGTACCTCACTGGGTGATCCAATAGAAGTAGAAGCACTTACTCGTGTTTTCAGGGAATACACCGATTTGAATCAATATTGCAAAATTGGCTCTGTAAAAACCAATATCGGCCATCTGGAAGGGACGTCCGGACTAGCTGGTCTGATAAAAACCGTCCTTATGATGAAATATCATAAGATACCAAAAACCCTAAATATAAAAACCTTGAATCCCATGATTGATTTCACCAATTCTCCTTTTATAGCGGCGGATGAATTAAGTGAATGGAGACCCTCTAATGAGCGGATGCCCTTGCGTGGGGGGATTAGCTCATACGGATTTGGCGGTGCGGGGTGTCATATTTTATTAGAAGAGTATAGAGAGAACAGGGAGAAAGCGGAAAGCTGTCCTATCAACATATTTTTACTGTCTGCAAAAAGTTTAAAAAGCTTAGATATGCTTGTAAATAACTTTAGAAAATATGTTACAACCAGAGAGTTTAAAGATGCAAACCTTTCAGATATTCTGGGAACGGCTTTGCTAAGCCGTTCCCAATTTAAATGCAGATATGGCTTTAAAACAGAGAATAAACAGGACTTTGTGGATAAATTAACCCGAATAAGTGCAGGCTCTTCTGATAGAAATTATGACAGATGGTTCCTAAATCTAAAGGATT
The nucleotide sequence above comes from Anaerocolumna cellulosilytica. Encoded proteins:
- a CDS encoding type 2 lanthipeptide synthetase LanM family protein, with amino-acid sequence MFKNLERSSVLYERIYKFNGILPEVNDDKYWERILGKSMVEKIQQNPDLVKHINNEEYENCKDIFREIWLLNRIFEETLFLQEEPLLKIQEEDFEVFFTYFLKLAQFYLKQKQKKSSHRKDEIIKDYLKAIYNRLKTLSIRILINEIHLLKEEGLLEGVDTKEEYAYYQKNYLGDIHYIYEIGETYPVLMRSIFETIASFTDFTLEVLNRLQKDREELAEYIFEGEQMKEILSFEADIADTHLHNTVIRLTFDNKKSIIYKPYSLKKEISYQKLVNWFYKKCDMTEFHRVIIDKGHYGWEEEILQKSCQNELELKTYYTRLGINLFVNFLLNTCDLHCENIIACGEYPVVIDLETLVGIGGMDADTTKGKIHKILMDSVLYLGVLPALHWKGKRGGVNLSGMNGYTGQTVPFKIPCIRCHKTSEIAIDYRNPITHGGKNLAKLNGRYIESKNYTKELLLGFEKAYTVGLSNKDTIISFMSEVKTLKSRYLLRDTQFYSALLLTSYHPDFMMDGGDRNLFLYQLFERGYLSYAQNIKCSKNKMGARQTLHMVNNIKIVEAEIKELLKGNIPVFYIRVDNKELILPDGRRLKGYLHSTAYDNVIAKINALSYTDLERQSLFIRITMGENFIFRKDKLLINSMDNKKGDIRHIYQAVERIGDMLVKEAIYNKDFTDVNWIGIFNSMTGDGTKIFQPLNPYLYDGIAGLAIFMNALNKVIKKSSYSKLCKALDTTLFSYTESYRMNAEADKECMTGAFSGEASIVYTYQILYQLTNNIVYLEYAKRHVKPILSAIEKDCKYDVLNGNGGFIILLCNLYKLTKEEEYIAAANEAARILSQSAITMPEGIGWKLETCPVPLAGFSHGNSGMAVAFGVISQITGSKEYLPVINELLMYEESLYSASLNSWVDLREGKKSESTASWCHGASGILLSRLFLVKVLGSEYSERLGRDISRAVKNVIESEKKNSYCLCHGNCGNMHILKVYERCMPQNEFVKQITFLQISELAFNIGNGTSDIKPAEYNHPGFMTGITGIGYCLLGFINEHIPDVLSLSLL
- the fabD gene encoding ACP S-malonyltransferase, giving the protein MKAYVFPGQGSQYKGMGKELFEEFPELVLSADKILGYSIKALCLDDPDSKLGFTNYTQPALYTVNALTYLKKCKDSNETPDFVAGHSLGEYNALHAAGAFDFETGLRLVQKRGELMSQATGGGMAAIIGLKEKEIRDILLKERLEQIDIANLNCPSQIVISGPKEYILQAKPIFESNPGVKLYSMLNVSGAFHSRYMKESGKLFEQFMDSFAFDSLKIPVMANVSARPYKLTDIKSNLVKQITHSVQWTETICFLMGLGDITFEEIGMGKTLTGLLRYIKSEAQPLVLGAKEYDMYFAGTVAEGQNKEAKAAEQGLEKADKMQSIEITDATLGSEAFKRRYHLRYAYIAGAMYRGVSSKELVVKMGKAGMLGFLGMGGLSLSEIEEAINYIQRELNHDQTYGMNFLYDPANPEKEERVIDLYFRYGINIIEASAFMGVTSALIRYKAKGLRRNERGIIESNNKIIAKISRPEVAEAFMSPAPKRLVDKLLSEGKITEEEAIMLKEIPVANDLCVEADSGGHTDCGVSYTLLPAILKLRNDMMEKFKYSEKVHIGAAGGIGTPEAAGASFVLGADFIVTGSINQCTVEAGTSTIVKELLQQMNVQDTDYAPAGDMFEFGAKVQVLKKGLFFPARANKLYDLYRQFNSIEEIDHKTRTQIQEKYFKRSFESIYEELKNYYSTEEIMKADKNPKQKMAMIFKWYFHYSSKSALAGDIDSKVDYQVHCGPALGAFNQWMKGTIYESWQNRHVDEIALLMLKETASFLNNRFQLMKAFI
- a CDS encoding acyl carrier protein, which gives rise to MDKNNIFSILKSIIVQILPEIDIEQITLEDSLKEIGANSIDRMDIIIETMEQLGVKIPLVEFGQLKNIEGIVDLLYSGKVS
- a CDS encoding beta-ketoacyl synthase N-terminal-like domain-containing protein; protein product: MGHLTSEAAIHEQVYITGMGIINAIADSVPEFAYSLSKGVRKFNHLADKKVNSRSIIGAVLKDFSLEKSFNTLGGISKLPELFLSKAVKHTRKASLSMKTAVASTAEAWQQAELFLHPVKKDRIGIVVAGSNLTGILRESYYDKFQENPEYLTPQYALQFMDTDYIGTLSELFEIGGEGFSVGGASASGNVGIIKAYQLIQLGMVDVCVVVGALADLTNMELQGFYNIGALGGRRFINEPDKACRPFDKEHEGFIYGQASGCIILESGESVKTRKVRPFARLLGGSINLDGNRLSNPNITGEAGAMKRVLDMAGVKAEAITYINAHGSSSPLGDETELKAIQEVFTKHSRGIYINSTKGLTGHCLFSAGVVEAIACILQMNGGFIHPNANLENPIDNTLLFPGKTAILTSVDFALSNSFGFGGINTSILLQRT